One Phaseolus vulgaris cultivar G19833 chromosome 4, P. vulgaris v2.0, whole genome shotgun sequence DNA window includes the following coding sequences:
- the LOC137836993 gene encoding polygalacturonase QRT3-like, producing the protein MATMSPMWFILLEITCFFVTHAYVENMPLRTLSGVTHEEAMFGLKALKASLTRDSLASTVPSYPPSPTPSPLPSQDLKKPHVYFVTSYGADPTGSSDSSDAFLAAIADAAKGPSEGFLMKDIKDLGGAQINLEGGKYMISKPLQLPLPGVGNFMIHGGSIRASNNFPPDGYLIDMSTSGERNAYSYEYITLKDLLLDSNFRGGGISIKNSLRINIDNCYITHFTSTGILVQGGHETYIRNSFLGQHITAGGDKHERDFSGTGISLQGNDNAITDVVIFSAAIGIMVTGQANTISGVHCYNKASGFGGTGIYLKLPGLTQTRIVNSYMDYTNIVAEDPVQLHISSSFFLGDANIVLKSVKGVVNGLNIVDNMFSGLNHGVDMVKLDQSNSPFNQIDQVFVARNVVKGMNLKATVAKMSMQGNGTSWAADFSKLLLFPNLIKHVVYSLIANGNSFPNHVLRNVSQNRVVIETDEAVTASVFVAVDQSIAS; encoded by the exons ATGGCAACAATGTCTCCCATGTGGTTCATTCTTCTAGAGATAACATGTTTCTTTGTCACTCATGCTTATGTGGAGAACATGCCTCTAAGGACTCTTTCTGGTGTCACTCATGAAGAAGCAATGTTTGGACTTAAGGCATTGAAGGCCTCCTTAACTAGGGACTCCCTTGCTTCAACAGTACCTTCATATCCACCCTCTCCTACTCCTTCTCCTCTTCCATCACAG GATCTCAAGAAACCACACGTGTACTTTGTGACATCTTATGGTGCAGATCCAACAGGAAGTTCAGACAGCAGTGATGCTTTTCTTGCAGCCATAGCAGATGCAGCCAAAGGTCCAAGTGAAGGGTTTTTAATGAAGGACATCAAAGATCTTGGAGGTGCTCAGATTAATCTAGAGGGGGGAAAGTACATGATTAGCAAACCACTGCAATTGCCACTGCCCGGTGTTGGAAACTTCATG ATACATGGGGGAAGTATAAGGGCCTCAAATAATTTTCCACCAGATGGATATCTCATAGACATGTCCACCTCAGGAGAAAGAAATGCCTACAGTTATGAGTACATAACTCTCAAGGACCTATTGCTGGATTCAAACTTCAGGGGAGGGGGCATTTCTATCAAAAACTCACTCAGAATCAACATAGACAATTGTTACATCACACATTTCACCAGCACTGGAATTTTAGTCCAAGGTGGCCATGAAACCTACATCAGAAACTCCTTCCTTGGGCAGCACATAACTGCTGGGGGGGACAAACATGAAAGGGACTTCTCAGGCACTGGAATAAGCCTTCAGGGAAATGACAATGCAATCACAGATGTTGTGATTTTCTCTGCTGCCATAGGAATAATGGTCACTGGTCAAGCCAACACCATTTCTGGAGTACATTGCTATAACAAGGCCTCTGGCTTTGGAGGCACCGGAATTTATTTGAAACTTCCTGGTTTGACACAAACTAGGATTGTGAATTCTTACATGGATTACACAAATATTGTTGCTGAAGACCCCGTTCAACTCCATATCTCTAGCAGTTTCTTCCTTGGTGATGCCAATATTGTGTTAAAATCAGTAAAAGGAGTTGTGAATGGTCTCAATATTGTTGATAACATGTTCTCTGGCTTAAATCATGGGGTTGATATGGTCAAGTTGGACCAATCAAACAGCCCCTTTAATCAAATTGATCAAGTTTTTGTGGCTAGAAATGTTGTGAAGGGTATGAATTTAAAGGCCACAGTTGCAAAGATGTCTATGCAAGGGAATGGAACCTCATGGGCAGCTGATTTTAGCAAACTTTTGCTTTTTCCTAACCTTATCAAGCATGTTGTGTATTCTTTGATTGCCAATGGCAACAGCTTCCCAAATCATGTTCTCAGAAATGTGTCTCAGAATCGTGTTGTGATTGAAACAGATGAGGCTGTGACTGCAAGTGTTTTTGTCGCAGTggatcaaagtattgcaagttAA
- the LOC137837005 gene encoding receptor-like protein kinase FERONIA — protein sequence MQTMTISTFTFSLTLFFFLLHFSLHLHAYTPEEIFTISCGTTGKSSDGQRRWTGDEDTKYLSFKDGSVSEKATTQSPSTNQIPYSTARLSRSQFNYSFPVSPGPKFLRLFFYPADYPNFPRNQASFTVQSNQFTLLHAFNASLNADAQATETIFREYVVNVNDGEGLILTFTPSNSNSYAFINGIEVLSMPTDLYYTPQDDTGVKLVGHGTQFNVLTSFALQTEYRIKSGGQEIPPQNDTGLLRDWAHEEAFFIKENPQNNDLSADIDGKMNITVNPDYVAPKELFRTARNQGTNGTLNQMSNLTWVFPVDCGFTYVLRLHFCELDPLINDIGDRQFFIYINSQLAQDRADVMKWSAKRKGLAVHRNYAVMIPMNGTQKKFNLSLQMHPYESSVDTDYSDAFLNGLEIFKISEAGSNNLAGPNPDPVQTPQNNNPVQKGKSSSRSATTIIGIVAGVVSGVVLISLIFFLVVCFRRKRTTQPKDYKNSKSSGTSKWGPLSFATTKSTNTNSSLPSDLCRHFSLAEIKAATNNFDEVFIIGVGGFGHVYKGYTDGGSTPVAIKRLKPGSQQGAHEFMNEIEMLSQLRHLHLVSLIGFCNEMNEMILVYDFMARGTLRDHLYNTDNPAIPWKQRLQICIGAARGLHYLHTGAKHTIIHRDVKTTNILLDDKWVAKVSDFGLSRIGPTGMDKAHVSTVVKGSMGYLDPEYYKRQRLTEKSDVYSFGVVLFELLCARPPLIRTAEKKQVLLAEWARHCYQNGTIAQIVDPALKGRIAAECLKKFCEIGVSCLLDDGTQRPSMNDVVWMLEFALQLQESAEQRENANVVGGERVNERRDEGMEDLFSSGTSVGQVSDFNKSSGTSVVSVSSSSGEYKESDRMMSGTVFSEIVDPKPR from the coding sequence atgcAAACCATGACCATCTCCACATTCACTTTCTCCTTAacactcttcttcttccttctacACTTCTCCCTACACCTCCACGCCTACACCCCGGAGGAAATTTTCACCATCAGTTGCGGCACCACCGGGAAGTCCTCCGACGGTCAAAGAAGGTGGACCGGCGACGAAGACACAAAGTACTTATCTTTCAAAGACGGCTCCGTTTCAGAGAAGGCAACAACACAGTCTCCTTCCACCAATCAAATCCCCTATTCCACTGCACGCTTGTCCCGTTCCCAATTCAACTACTCCTTCCCCGTCTCCCCAGGCCCCAAATTCCTTCGCCTCTTCTTCTACCCTGCCGACTACCCTAACTTTCCCCGGAACCAAGCTTCTTTCACCGTTCAATCCAACCAATTCACTCTCCTCCACGCTTTCAACGCCTCTCTTAACGCCGACGCTCAAGCCACTGAGACTATCTTCCGAGAATACGTGGTCAACGTCAACGACGGTGAGGGGCTTATCCTCACCTTCACTCCCTCCAATTCAAACTCCTACGCTTTCATCAATGGAATCGAGGTGCTTTCCATGCCAACCGATTTATATTACACTCCACAAGATGATACAGGAGTCAAGCTAGTGGGACATGGTACGCAATTCAACGTTCTAACCAGCTTCGCGCTCCAGACTGAGTATAGAATCAAATCTGGGGGCCAAGAAATCCCGCCACAAAACGACACCGGTTTGCTCAGGGATTGGGCTCACGAAGAagctttttttattaaagaaaatccACAGAATAATGATCTATCAGCTGACATCGATGGGAAGATGAACATAACCGTGAATCCTGATTACGTGGCACCGAAGGAACTGTTCAGAACAGCGCGTAACCAGGGCACAAACGGCACTCTGAACCAAATGAGCAACCTGACTTGGGTGTTCCCCGTTGATTGTGGCTTCACTTACGTTCTCAGACTCCACTTTTGCGAGCTTGATCCTCTTATCAATGACATCGGTGACAGACAATTCTTCATTTACATAAATAGCCAGTTGGCTCAAGATCGTGCAGACGTAATGAAATGGAGTGCGAAACGAAAAGGCCTAGCTGTGCACAGAAACTACGCCGTAATGATTCCCATGAATGGTACTCAGAAAAAGTTTAATCTCTCGCTTCAAATGCATCCTTACGAAAGCAGTGTGGATACGGATTACAGCGACGCCTTCCTGAACGGTCTCGAGATCTTCAAAATCAGCGAAGCCGGTTCAAACAACCTCGCCGGACCTAACCCGGACCCGGTTCAGACTCCACAGAACAACAATCCCGTCCAAAAAGGAAAGTCGAGCAGCAGAAGTGCAACGACGATAATTGGCATAGTAGCAGGGGTGGTGTCTGGCGTCGTTTTGATCTCGCTGATCTTTTTCCTTGTCGTGTGTTTCCGACGCAAGAGAACCACACAGCCAAAAGattacaaaaattcaaagtCTTCCGGGACTTCCAAGTGGGGTCCACTCTCCTTCGCAACGACCAAGTCAACCAACACAAACTCCTCTCTACCGTCCGATCTCTGCCGCCACTTCTCCCTCGCGGAGATCAAAGCCGCCACCAACAACTTCGACGAAGTCTTCATCATCGGAGTCGGGGGATTCGGCCACGTGTACAAGGGCTACACCGACGGCGGTTCCACTCCGGTGGCCATCAAGCGTCTGAAACCGGGTTCGCAGCAGGGTGCGCACGAGTTCATGAACGAGATCGAGATGCTCTCGCAGCTCCGCCATCTTCATCTCGTGTCCCTAATCGGATTCTGCAACGAGATGAACGAGATGATCCTGGTGTACGACTTCATGGCGCGTGGCACCCTACGCGACCATCTCTACAACACGGACAACCCCGCCATCCCGTGGAAGCAGCGGTTGCAGATCTGCATCGGCGCCGCGCGTGGACTCCACTACCTCCACACTGGCGCGAAGCACACGATCATCCACCGCGACGTGAAAACCACGAACATCTTGTTGGATGATAAGTGGGTGGCCAAGGTGTCGGACTTCGGACTTTCCAGAATCGGACCAACGGGTATGGACAAGGCTCATGTCAGCACCGTGGTGAAGGGCAGCATGGGATACCTAGACCCAGAGTATTACAAACGACAGCGTTTGACGGAAAAGTCTGACGTGTACTCTTTCGGTGTGGTGCTGTTCGAGTTACTCTGCGCCCGTCCGCCTCTGATCCGAACGGCGGAGAAAAAACAGGTGTTACTGGCTGAATGGGCAAGACACTGTTACCAAAACGGTACCATTGCACAGATTGTTGACCCGGCATTGAAGGGTAGGATCGCAGCTGAGTGCTTGAAGAAGTTCTGCGAAATTGGGGTGAGTTGCTTGTTGGACGACGGAACGCAGAGGCCGTCGATGAACGACGTCGTTTGGATGCTGGAGTTTGCCTTGCAGCTACAAGAGAGTGCAGAACAGAGGGAAAATGCTAACGTTGTGGGTGGCGAAAGGGTGAATGAAAGAAGAGATGAAGGTATGGAGGATTTGTTTAGCAGTGGAACGAGTGTGGGCCAGGTTTCTGATTTTAACAAGAGTAGTGGAACGAGTGTGGTGAGTGTTAGCAGCAGTAGCGGAGAGTACAAAGAGAGTGATAGAATGATGTCTGGAACTGTTTTCTCTGAAATTGTTGACCCAAAGCCACGTTGA